A single window of Aphidius gifuensis isolate YNYX2018 linkage group LG1, ASM1490517v1, whole genome shotgun sequence DNA harbors:
- the LOC122847903 gene encoding uncharacterized protein LOC122847903 produces MTQFKRLRELELAKNLVKKYKVIQIPWSRSPPRRQTSTSCFGEIKNKLYGFHHDQSYASDVLIMEHVNDDCLAEIFMYLPACERPKIALVCKQWKRALDYYSWFNVKKLELTYWRYDEYPNLLTKNYPTTDGQFSFLKSLLNKCGRYLTELDLTAYNHFNIVPVVNESCPNLVELRIRSEYIDDAILDNAFSRLLKLKVLKIIFQCFKSRDTFIPVTLIKSLLNVADTLTELNLSNWCECIDDSTNFPDEITSVVSELKALKKFQFAGICSPRSLINYLTLIESTLITTGDECKYSENKLDFSKKYTSVKSLEIKNSQVTDDFLYNVANVMRELKSLRIHSHTITDAGIVAISKMNYLRHLDCFGFNNITDSSIKLLKNMEVVFLPFSNKITNESAIKVLENSPEMKYYRVHNTSVTSEFIKKAEEISRNRKQKLTVVMSYEDGEPNTQIEYEYLTVEFVENVKLPNKKSSI; encoded by the exons atgacTCAGTTCAAAAGATTACGTGAATTAGAGTTGGCAAAaaacttggtaaaaaaatataaagttataCAAATACCATGGAGTAGATCTCCACCTAGAAGACAAACTTCAACAAGTTGCTTCggcgaaataaaaaataag CTATACGGTTTTCATCATGATCAATCATACGCCAGTGATGTACTGATAATGGAacatgttaatgatgattgcctggctgaaatattcatgtatcTTCCAGCATGTGAAAGACCAAAAATTGCATTGg tgtgTAAACAATGGAAAAGAGCTCTTGATTATTACTCTTggtttaatgtcaaaaaactAGAACTAACTTATTGGAGATATGACGAGTATCCTAATTTATTAACGAAAAATTATCCAACAACCGATGgacaatttagttttttaaaatcgcTTCTTAATAAATGTGGCCGTTATTTAACAGAATTAGACTTGACAGCATATAACCACTTTAACATAGTACCAGTTGTCAATGAATCATGTCCAAATCTCGTAGAACTTCGAATAAGAAGTGAATATATTGACGATGCAATATTAGATAATGCATTTTCACGTCTTTTGAAActaaaagtattgaaaattatatttcaatgttttaAATCTCGCGATACATTTATACCTGTTACTTTAATCAAGTCATTGTTAAACGTTGCTGATACATTGACTGAACTGAATTTGTCAAATTGGTGTGAATGCATAGACGACAGTACTAATTTTCCAGATGAAATCACTAGT GTGGTTTCTGAACTGAAGGCCTTGAAAAAGTTTCAATTTGCTGGTATATGTAGTCCCAGAagtttaatcaattatttaactttaataGAATCTACATTAATAACCACTGGTGACGAGTGTAAATatagtgaaaataaattggatttctcaaaaaaatatacttcgGTCAAGAgcttagaaattaaaaattcccaagttactgatgattttttatataatgttgCCAATGTCATGAGAGAATTAAAATCACTACGAATTCATAGTCACACGATAACCGATGCTGGTATAGTAGCAATTTCaaagatgaattatttaagACATCTTGATTGTTTCGGGTTTAATAACATCACTGActcttcaattaaattactcAAAAACATGGAAGTTGTGTTTTTACCATTcagcaataaaattacaaatgaatCAGCCATAAAagttcttgaaaattcaccagaGATGAAATATTATCGCGTTCATAACACAAGTGTAACTTCTGAATTCATCAAAAAAGCAGaagaaatatcaagaaatcGTAAACAAAAATTGACAGTGGTCATGTCATATGAAGATGGTGAGCCTAATACACAAAttgaatatgaatatttaacagTCGAATTTGTTGAAAACGTTAAATTACCAAACAAAAAATCTTCTATCTAA